One genomic segment of Calonectris borealis chromosome 18, bCalBor7.hap1.2, whole genome shotgun sequence includes these proteins:
- the PRODH gene encoding proline dehydrogenase 1, mitochondrial has protein sequence MKMTFYGQFVAGEDQEAIKPLIRRNQAFGVGAVLDYSVEEDLSTEEAERKELDSCTSAAEKEMGGAEQREKQYRAHRGFGDRRGGVISARTYFYADEAKCDQHMETFLRCIDASSGSSEDGFSAIKLTALGRPQFLLQFSEVLVKWRRFFHQMAAEQGQAGRAALEMKLEAEKLQEALANLGIATKAESQHWFTGENLGVSGTVDLLDWNSLIDSRTKLSKLLLVPNMQTGQLEPLLSRFTEEEDLQMKRMLQRMDVLAKRATEKGVRLMVDAEQSYFQPAISRLTLEMQRRFNRDRAIIFNTYQCYLKEAYDNVTVDVELSRREGWHFGTKLVRGAYMEQERERAAQIGYEDPINPTYEKTNEMYHRCLDYILEEIKHSRKANVMVASHNEDTVKFTLRRMMELGIHPSEKKVYFGQLLGMCDQITFPLGQAGFPVYKYVPYGPVNEVLPYLSRRAQENRGFMQRANQERDLLWREVKRRLLTGSLFSPNH, from the exons ATGAAGATGACCTTCTACGGGCAGTTCGTGGCCGGGGAGGACCAGGAGGCCATTAAACCGCTCATCCGGCGGAACCAGGCCTTCGGCGTGGGCGCCGTGCTGGACTACAGCGTGGAGGAGGACCTGAGCACCGAGGAGGCCGAGCGCAAGGAGCTGGA CTCCTGCACCTCTGCAGCCGAGAAGGAGATGGGAG GAGCAGAGCAAAGGGAGAAGCAGTACCGAGCCCATCGGGGATTTGGGGATCGCCGCGGTGGGGTCATCAGTGCCCGCACATATTTCTACGCTGACGAGGCCAAGTGTGACCAGCACATGGAGACCTTCCTCCGCTGCATCGATGCCTCAA GTGGCAGCTCAGAGGACGGCTTCTCAGCCATCAAGCTGACAGCACTGGGCAGACCTCAGTTCCTG CTGCAGTTCTCAGAGGTGCTGGTGAAGTGGCGGAGGTTCTTCCATCAAATGGCTGcggagcagggccaggctgggcgGGCAGCACTGGAGATGAAGCTGGAGGCAGAGAAGCTGCAG GAGGCCCTGGCCAACCTCGGCATTGCAACCAAGGCAGAGAGCCAGCACTGGTTCACAGGCGAGAACCTGGGTGTGAGCGG cactgtggACCTGCTGGACTGGAACAGCCTGATTGACAGCCGCACCAAGCTCTCCAAGCTGCTGCTCGTCCCCAACATGCAG ACTGGGCAGCTGGAGCCTCTGCTCTCGCGCTTCACTGAGGAGGAGGATCTGCAGATGAAGCGGATGCTGCAGCGGATGGACGTCCTTGCCAAG AGAGCCACGGAGAAGGGTGTGAGGCTGATGGTAGACGCAGAGCAGAGCTACTTCCAGCCAGCTATCAGTCGTCTCACCCTGGAGATGCAGCGCCGCTTCAACAGGGATCGGGCGATCATCTTCAACACCTACCAGTGCTACctgaag GAGGCTTATGACAATGTGACAGTGGATGTGGAGCTGTCGCGCCGGGAGGGCTGGCACTTCGGCACCAAGCTGGTCCGCGGTGCCTACATGGAGCAGGAGCGGGAGAGGGCGGCCCAGATCGGCTATGAGGATCCCATCAACCCTACCTACGAGAAGACCAATGAGATGTACCACAG GTGCCTGGACTATAtcctggaggagatcaagcacaGCCGGAAAGCCAACGTGATGGTGGCGTCTCACAATGAGGACACGGTGAAGTTCACCCTgcgcag GATGATGGAGCTTGGGATCCATCCCTCAGAGAAGAAGGTGTACTTCGGGcagctgctgggcatgtgtgaccAGATCACCTTCCCCCTGG gTCAGGCCGGCTTCCCTGTCTACAAGTACGTGCCCTACGGCCCGGTGAATGAGGTGCTGCCCTACCTGTCCCGGAGAGCCCAGGAGAACAGGGGCTTCATGCAGAGGGCGAACCAGGAGCGGGACCTTCTCTGGAGGGAGGTCAAGAGGCGGCTCCTCACGGGCAGCCTCTTCAGCCCCAACCACTAG